One region of Chryseobacterium muglaense genomic DNA includes:
- a CDS encoding lipocalin family protein: MKKLALFAGLSLLAFTGCNDDDVSEQIFPIVGTWSPTTEVRTQVPADGVGFSDEITYTDCQKEGRWVFNENSSGKRTNRDMAGTITPTCSTISERNFTYVYNSSEKNFEIKYQGTVVSDKGKVTLLNAETLNLKIEDTTDPTIYKSTTYTFKRIPQ, translated from the coding sequence ATGAAGAAATTAGCATTATTTGCAGGATTATCATTATTAGCTTTTACAGGATGTAATGACGACGACGTGTCAGAACAGATATTTCCTATTGTAGGAACTTGGTCTCCAACTACAGAAGTAAGAACACAGGTTCCCGCTGACGGAGTCGGGTTTTCTGACGAAATAACATATACAGACTGCCAGAAAGAAGGAAGATGGGTTTTTAATGAAAATTCTTCGGGTAAAAGAACCAATAGAGATATGGCAGGTACAATAACGCCAACCTGTAGTACAATTTCTGAGCGTAACTTCACTTATGTGTATAACTCTTCTGAGAAAAACTTCGAGATCAAATATCAGGGAACTGTAGTTTCAGATAAAGGTAAAGTGACTTTGCTAAACGCTGAAACTTTAAATCTGAAAATTGAAGATACTACAGATCCTACTATATATAAGTCTACAACGTATACTTTCAAAAGAATTCCGCAATAA